One Paenibacillus sp. FSL H7-0737 DNA segment encodes these proteins:
- a CDS encoding glycoside hydrolase family 113: MVFNNEYIAGITWGFSGTRGSWKTEEAERSMELMSSVTGANWTAIAFSALQATAHSTEIPYWEAPTVTDEEVKQSISKAKSLQLKVCLKPIVNCADGTWRAHINFFDKDVPCEPKWSEWFSSYTKFILHYAAIAEETGCEMFCIGCELVQTDRRETEWRTLIAEVRKVYSGILTYNCDKYQEDNVTWWDALDVISSSGYYPANDWEAQLDRIEHVVRSQNKPFFFMEAGCPSRSGSAAIPNDWTLKGEPSQAEQSKFYQAMFQGCERRDWVQGFMLWDWPTHLYPIHEAEHNDDYCMYGKQAAGIINEYFTSKINK, encoded by the coding sequence ATGGTATTTAACAACGAATACATTGCAGGTATAACCTGGGGCTTCTCGGGTACACGCGGTTCATGGAAAACGGAAGAAGCGGAACGTTCGATGGAACTCATGTCTTCAGTCACTGGAGCGAACTGGACGGCCATTGCCTTTAGTGCGCTTCAAGCTACCGCTCATTCTACGGAAATTCCCTACTGGGAGGCGCCAACCGTTACCGACGAAGAAGTGAAACAGTCCATCAGTAAAGCGAAGTCACTGCAGCTAAAGGTATGCCTGAAGCCGATCGTTAATTGCGCGGACGGAACTTGGCGTGCTCACATTAACTTTTTCGATAAGGATGTTCCTTGCGAGCCTAAATGGTCGGAGTGGTTCAGCTCTTATACTAAATTTATTCTGCATTATGCTGCTATTGCTGAAGAAACAGGCTGTGAGATGTTCTGTATCGGCTGCGAGCTTGTACAAACGGATAGACGAGAAACCGAATGGCGTACGCTTATTGCCGAGGTTCGGAAGGTTTACTCAGGAATTCTTACTTATAATTGCGATAAGTATCAGGAGGATAACGTGACCTGGTGGGATGCGCTCGATGTAATTTCTTCAAGTGGATATTATCCAGCCAACGATTGGGAAGCTCAGCTCGACCGGATTGAGCATGTGGTGAGATCACAGAATAAGCCATTCTTTTTCATGGAAGCGGGTTGCCCAAGCCGAAGCGGGAGTGCGGCGATCCCTAATGATTGGACCTTGAAGGGTGAACCAAGTCAAGCAGAACAAAGCAAATTCTATCAGGCAATGTTTCAAGGCTGTGAGCGCAGAGATTGGGTTCAGGGCTTTATGCTTTGGGATTGGCCTACTCATCTTTATCCAATTCATGAAGCAGAACACAATGATGATTATTGTATGTATGGCAAACAAGCCGCTGGGATCATCAACGAATACTTCACCTCGAAAATCAATAAGTAA
- a CDS encoding response regulator transcription factor, which produces MINVMIADDEEVIRRGLEKITSRMELDVHVIGSYGNGVEAWEHFEKLSRDDIDLLITDIKMPRMDGFMLIEQVRGHMEDIPIAVLSGFSEFEYARRAIRHGVMDYLLKPIDKTQLYELLKRVEDTKKKNVTEQEEMFSQAADGGEHYVVEQTKSILEREYDQNFELERLAETVGMNASYLSRLFKIKTGQTITDYLIRIRITKAKELLIEHPDLKNYEIADKVGYSDPVYFNKLFKKMCGMTPKDYKSGCKLPKMEREF; this is translated from the coding sequence ATGATAAATGTTATGATTGCGGACGACGAGGAGGTCATTCGCAGGGGGCTCGAAAAAATCACATCCAGGATGGAGCTAGATGTACATGTAATTGGATCCTACGGTAACGGGGTGGAAGCCTGGGAGCATTTTGAAAAGTTATCCCGAGATGACATTGATCTGCTTATTACAGATATCAAAATGCCTAGAATGGATGGCTTTATGTTGATTGAACAGGTTAGAGGACATATGGAGGATATACCTATTGCCGTTCTTAGCGGTTTTAGTGAATTTGAATATGCCCGCCGAGCAATCCGCCATGGGGTGATGGATTATTTACTAAAACCTATTGATAAGACTCAGCTATATGAATTGCTCAAGAGAGTAGAGGATACAAAGAAAAAGAACGTCACAGAGCAGGAGGAGATGTTCTCTCAAGCGGCAGATGGTGGTGAGCATTACGTAGTTGAACAGACTAAAAGCATACTGGAGAGGGAGTATGATCAGAACTTCGAACTTGAGCGTTTGGCGGAGACCGTCGGTATGAATGCGAGCTACCTCAGCCGGTTGTTCAAAATAAAGACGGGGCAAACCATCACCGACTATCTAATTCGAATTCGTATTACTAAGGCGAAAGAATTGCTGATCGAGCATCCCGACTTAAAAAATTATGAAATTGCCGATAAGGTTGGCTATAGTGATCCGGTTTATTTTAATAAATTGTTCAAGAAAATGTGTGGTATGACACCTAAGGATTATAAAAGTGGCTGTAAATTACCGAAAATGGAACGTGAGTTTTAG
- a CDS encoding ABC transporter substrate-binding protein, giving the protein MKKGKTMMGLMALTLMAGLFSGCSSNNNTNNEGAKNTGSNGSSTEATAAPADDAAAKDIKGDITVITQRTDIVDTVFKEYAAKFNEKYPDVKVNFEALATYEDQIKIRMSTSDYGDVLLLPTSIAIKDIPDFFEPLGTLEDMQKQYTGVEERAVDGMAYGIPMTINFNGIIYNKQVFKDAGITEVPRTPEQFLTALQSVKDKTKAVPLYTNYAAGWTLTQWEADLATVAGNRDYVNIGQVASDDNYVPGQPHYELYKILYDAAQKGLIEEDPTTTDWESSKADLANGKIGTMVLGSWAIGQIKGLATNPDDVGFMPFPTNADKILVPLAGDYNLGVSVHSKNKEAARAWVDWFINESGYPTTEGGGMSPAIGAELPEILKQYEGTEVTFDTLAAAKAGEEGWSDEIDKQAEIGAWQPDFKKRIIEAAIGNRKESYDDIMKDLNDKWKAARAKVTAQ; this is encoded by the coding sequence ATGAAAAAAGGCAAAACAATGATGGGCTTGATGGCACTGACACTTATGGCAGGATTGTTTAGCGGTTGTTCCTCAAACAACAACACCAACAATGAAGGTGCTAAAAACACAGGAAGCAATGGATCCTCAACAGAGGCGACGGCAGCTCCGGCTGATGATGCAGCAGCCAAGGATATTAAAGGGGATATCACGGTCATTACGCAAAGAACGGATATTGTTGATACCGTATTCAAAGAGTATGCGGCTAAGTTCAATGAGAAATATCCTGATGTAAAGGTAAACTTTGAAGCGCTTGCTACTTACGAAGATCAAATTAAAATTCGCATGAGCACTAGTGACTATGGCGACGTTCTGTTGTTACCTACAAGCATAGCTATTAAAGATATTCCCGATTTCTTCGAACCACTGGGTACACTCGAAGATATGCAAAAACAATATACAGGTGTGGAAGAACGAGCAGTAGACGGAATGGCTTACGGAATTCCAATGACCATCAACTTTAACGGTATTATTTACAACAAACAAGTCTTTAAAGATGCTGGGATTACAGAGGTTCCAAGAACGCCTGAACAATTCTTAACTGCTCTGCAATCTGTTAAAGATAAAACGAAAGCTGTGCCTCTGTACACAAACTACGCAGCTGGCTGGACATTGACCCAATGGGAAGCGGATTTGGCTACAGTAGCTGGTAACCGTGATTATGTGAACATTGGTCAAGTGGCTAGCGACGATAACTATGTTCCAGGCCAACCTCACTATGAACTGTACAAAATCCTGTATGATGCAGCACAAAAAGGTTTGATTGAAGAAGATCCAACGACTACAGACTGGGAATCTTCCAAAGCGGATCTGGCTAACGGAAAAATCGGCACGATGGTTCTTGGATCTTGGGCAATCGGTCAAATCAAAGGTTTAGCAACGAATCCAGATGATGTCGGCTTTATGCCATTCCCTACGAATGCAGATAAAATCCTTGTACCACTTGCTGGTGACTACAATCTGGGTGTCAGCGTTCATAGTAAAAACAAAGAAGCTGCTAGAGCTTGGGTGGATTGGTTCATTAACGAATCTGGCTACCCAACGACTGAAGGTGGCGGTATGAGCCCGGCTATCGGTGCAGAGCTTCCAGAAATTCTGAAACAATATGAAGGCACTGAAGTAACCTTTGATACACTTGCAGCTGCTAAAGCCGGCGAAGAAGGCTGGTCTGATGAAATCGACAAACAAGCCGAAATCGGTGCTTGGCAACCAGATTTCAAGAAACGGATTATTGAAGCCGCAATTGGCAACAGAAAAGAATCCTATGATGACATCATGAAGGACCTCAACGACAAGTGGAAAGCCGCTCGCGCTAAAGTCACAGCACAGTAA
- a CDS encoding carbohydrate ABC transporter permease → MFKFSNLSYKNQRIAIICLFSLVPIVLLLTFAYYPVISMFRYSFTSWNGLSKNMEYVGLENYKTIFTKPEYFSVFKVSLYYFFTTFIQMALALYFATILSFSVRMKNLFKGILFFPTLLNGVAIGFIFLFFFKPDGTLDTILNLLGLSGLQQKWLLNPNLINFSLAGASLWRYMGMNFLIFLGAISSIGSDIYEAAEIDGANRWHQFMHIILPSIKRILQLNLILAVSGAIGVFEIPYVMTGGSNGSSTFVIQTVDVAFKYSKVGLASAMAVVLLGIVIVVTILQRVLIKEEK, encoded by the coding sequence GTGTTCAAGTTTTCGAATTTGAGTTACAAAAATCAACGGATTGCCATCATATGCTTGTTCTCATTAGTGCCGATCGTATTACTACTCACATTTGCTTATTATCCAGTAATCAGTATGTTTCGGTACAGCTTCACCAGCTGGAATGGCCTAAGTAAAAACATGGAGTACGTTGGGTTAGAAAACTACAAAACCATTTTTACGAAACCGGAGTATTTTTCCGTATTTAAGGTCAGCTTGTATTATTTCTTCACTACCTTTATTCAGATGGCACTTGCTTTGTATTTTGCAACCATTCTGAGCTTTAGTGTTCGCATGAAAAATTTATTCAAAGGGATTTTGTTCTTCCCAACCTTGCTAAACGGTGTAGCGATCGGCTTTATCTTTCTGTTCTTTTTCAAACCAGATGGAACGCTAGATACGATTCTTAACCTGCTCGGACTCAGCGGTTTACAGCAGAAGTGGCTGCTCAATCCGAATTTGATTAACTTCTCGCTCGCAGGTGCGTCACTGTGGAGATACATGGGGATGAACTTTCTGATCTTCCTTGGGGCTATTTCCTCGATCGGTTCGGATATTTATGAAGCTGCTGAGATTGATGGTGCAAACAGATGGCATCAGTTTATGCATATTATTTTGCCAAGTATTAAACGTATTCTGCAATTGAACCTGATTCTTGCGGTCAGTGGCGCTATTGGTGTGTTTGAAATTCCATACGTCATGACAGGCGGATCTAACGGAAGTAGCACATTTGTCATTCAGACGGTCGATGTAGCGTTCAAATATAGCAAAGTTGGATTAGCGTCAGCGATGGCCGTAGTTTTGCTGGGTATCGTTATAGTAGTTACTATTTTGCAGCGCGTTCTGATCAAGGAGGAGAAATAA
- a CDS encoding carbohydrate ABC transporter permease, whose protein sequence is MHSVKYTTASIFKYLTLILGALAALIPIVVVFFASLKTGPEYASTGPLTLPENWLNFSNYTKAFVDGKMLLGFKNTVIIVVISILGATLTGSMMAYILSRFKFKGSKVLISMFLIATLIPGVTTQVATFQIINHLGLFNTRWAPIVMYLGTDIIAVYIFMQFLDSISESLDESAMLDGASYWTIYWRIILPLLKPAIVTVIIVKGVNIYNDFYTPFLYMPKTDLQTISTALFKFKGPYGSQWEVICAAIMIAIIPTLVVFTALQKYIYNGFSQGSVK, encoded by the coding sequence ATGCATTCTGTAAAATATACCACTGCTAGTATATTCAAATATCTCACCTTGATTTTGGGAGCACTTGCAGCATTGATACCTATCGTAGTTGTATTTTTTGCCTCATTAAAAACAGGGCCGGAATACGCTTCAACCGGACCGTTAACGCTGCCAGAGAATTGGCTGAATTTCTCCAACTACACTAAGGCTTTTGTTGATGGCAAAATGCTTCTAGGATTTAAAAACACTGTCATTATCGTTGTGATCTCTATCCTGGGTGCAACGCTGACGGGTTCGATGATGGCATATATTTTATCCCGTTTCAAATTTAAAGGCAGTAAAGTTCTCATCAGTATGTTTCTGATTGCTACCCTGATTCCGGGTGTTACAACGCAAGTGGCAACCTTCCAAATCATCAATCACTTGGGCCTGTTTAATACTAGATGGGCACCCATCGTGATGTACCTCGGTACGGATATTATCGCTGTATATATTTTCATGCAGTTCCTGGATTCGATTTCCGAGTCACTGGATGAATCCGCGATGCTGGACGGGGCTTCGTATTGGACGATTTATTGGAGAATTATTTTGCCACTGCTGAAACCGGCGATTGTAACAGTAATTATTGTGAAGGGCGTAAATATTTATAACGATTTTTACACTCCTTTCCTATATATGCCGAAAACAGATCTCCAAACGATCTCCACAGCACTCTTTAAGTTTAAAGGTCCATATGGATCGCAGTGGGAAGTAATATGTGCGGCGATTATGATCGCGATTATTCCGACATTGGTTGTGTTTACCGCGTTGCAAAAGTATATCTACAATGGATTTTCACAAGGTTCCGTTAAGTAA
- a CDS encoding glycoside hydrolase family 130 protein, whose translation MSEVKLVGASAINIPNMPWQDKPAGYENPIWRHNDNPVIKRNPAKGVARIFNSAVTAFEGSFIGVFRVEDNTTRPHLRMGHSVDGLDWKIDDEPIRFIDEEGNSYQPRYAYDPRLVKVEDTFYIIWCTDFYGAAIGVAKTQDFKTFINLENPFLPFNRNGVLFPRKINNNFVMLSRPSDSGHTPFGDVFLSESPDFVFWGKHRHVMSKGGQGWWQSVKIGGGPAPIETTEGWLMFYHGVTGTCNGLVYSMGAVILDINEPSKVKYRSKNFVLTPEEWYEERGFVNNVLFPCATLHDAETGRIAIYYGAADTYVGVAYTTVDEIVNYVIDTHEEVGDDAGLGKI comes from the coding sequence ATGAGTGAAGTGAAATTGGTTGGAGCAAGTGCGATTAACATCCCGAACATGCCTTGGCAGGATAAGCCTGCTGGCTATGAGAATCCGATTTGGAGACATAATGATAACCCGGTTATCAAAAGAAATCCTGCAAAAGGAGTAGCCCGTATTTTTAATAGTGCGGTTACTGCGTTTGAAGGTAGTTTTATCGGAGTATTTCGTGTAGAAGATAACACAACGCGTCCGCATTTGCGCATGGGACATAGTGTTGACGGTCTAGATTGGAAAATCGATGATGAGCCGATCCGATTTATAGATGAAGAAGGTAACTCTTATCAGCCGCGTTATGCTTACGATCCACGTCTGGTTAAGGTCGAAGATACATTTTATATTATCTGGTGTACAGATTTTTACGGCGCAGCTATCGGTGTTGCTAAAACGCAAGATTTCAAAACATTTATCAACTTGGAAAATCCATTCCTGCCCTTCAACCGGAACGGTGTTTTGTTCCCTAGAAAAATCAATAATAACTTCGTGATGTTGTCCCGTCCAAGTGACAGCGGACATACACCATTCGGTGATGTATTCCTTAGTGAAAGCCCTGACTTTGTATTTTGGGGTAAACACCGCCATGTCATGAGTAAAGGTGGCCAAGGCTGGTGGCAAAGTGTCAAGATTGGCGGCGGACCTGCACCGATTGAAACTACAGAAGGCTGGTTGATGTTCTACCATGGCGTTACAGGAACCTGCAACGGTCTTGTATATAGCATGGGTGCAGTTATTTTGGATATTAACGAGCCTTCGAAAGTAAAATATCGCTCGAAAAATTTTGTGCTAACTCCTGAAGAATGGTATGAGGAAAGAGGTTTTGTGAATAACGTTCTGTTCCCATGTGCCACTCTGCATGATGCAGAAACGGGCCGTATCGCCATCTATTATGGCGCTGCTGACACTTATGTAGGCGTTGCATATACAACTGTTGATGAAATCGTCAACTATGTCATCGACACCCATGAAGAGGTTGGCGATGATGCGGGTTTAGGTAAAATTTAA
- a CDS encoding acetylxylan esterase — translation MGNDMTLSQLKKYNGSSPKPVDFDAFWERALHDLDAQSLDYELEPAEFVSELAECFHLYFTGVGGARIHCKYVRPKKRGSEKGSGVVMFHGYSCDSGDWMEKVTYAAHGISVLAMDCRGQGGLSEDNLTVKGTTIRGHIIRGIDDPNPHNLYYRNVFLDTAQTARILMSMEEVDPARVGAFGLSQGGALTVACAALEPRVSMAVPVYPFLSDYRRAWELDITTSAYEEINYYFRFFDPHHLREDEIFNRLGYIDIQNLAERIQAKMLWVTGLSDVICPPSTQFAAYNKVLAPKELMVYYEYGHEYLPYLSDRVLQMFMTL, via the coding sequence ATGGGAAACGACATGACATTGTCACAATTAAAAAAATATAACGGAAGCAGCCCAAAACCAGTCGACTTTGACGCATTTTGGGAGCGGGCTTTGCATGATCTGGACGCCCAGTCACTAGATTATGAACTAGAGCCTGCGGAGTTCGTCAGCGAGCTGGCGGAATGTTTTCATCTGTATTTTACCGGCGTTGGCGGAGCAAGAATCCATTGTAAATATGTAAGACCGAAGAAAAGGGGTTCAGAAAAAGGTTCTGGTGTCGTGATGTTTCATGGATATTCCTGTGACAGCGGGGATTGGATGGAGAAGGTGACTTATGCGGCACATGGGATTAGTGTCCTTGCGATGGATTGCCGGGGACAAGGCGGACTTTCCGAGGATAATCTTACAGTAAAAGGCACAACCATTCGTGGACATATTATTCGCGGCATTGACGATCCTAATCCGCACAACCTTTACTATCGTAATGTGTTTCTGGATACAGCGCAGACTGCTCGAATATTGATGTCTATGGAGGAAGTTGATCCAGCACGAGTAGGTGCTTTTGGTTTATCTCAAGGCGGAGCGCTTACTGTAGCTTGTGCAGCATTAGAGCCGCGTGTGAGCATGGCCGTTCCTGTGTATCCGTTTCTTTCAGATTATAGACGGGCTTGGGAGCTTGATATCACTACGTCAGCTTATGAGGAAATTAACTATTATTTCCGCTTTTTTGATCCTCATCATTTACGTGAGGACGAGATTTTTAATAGACTGGGTTACATCGATATTCAGAATCTCGCGGAGCGAATTCAAGCCAAAATGTTATGGGTTACAGGGTTATCCGATGTGATTTGTCCACCTTCAACGCAGTTTGCCGCGTACAACAAAGTACTAGCGCCCAAAGAGCTTATGGTTTATTATGAGTACGGTCATGAGTATTTGCCATATCTTTCCGATCGGGTGTTACAAATGTTCATGACCTTGTAA
- a CDS encoding methyl-accepting chemotaxis protein, whose protein sequence is MKVQVKKEKRRFQLHPSKSIGVRLFLIFFVSTMVLVLSLGYTSYSVAEHTIETNALSANQQTVVQTAEKFDVELLRYEDGLGRILYDNEIQNALKQGNNPTTSNEERKVLSNQISAQLNDWLTASNGVEAVYLIPMNEDFPISSAGTKDSAFIESFRESSWFKQLEEKPQSVWIPRELQGQEGNTSGVFHLAKSIAGDSKSSGYIVINDIRISELENQLRKVDLGTSSYMQLLTNKDELIASSQQVGTDTYLNLGGTLLGGLQNTAGSLPTKDEKGKSILAVYGTLETSGWRLLGVVPAENLTKDALRILKTTYIIVAVAAVIAILIGYWMFRMVSRPLTRLKNLMSEGAEGNLGVRTNITSRDEIGQLSSSFNMMMERITELVIHTNETARKVLETADELSGVSRKTADAAMDIAAATEEIAGGAGSLALEADRGNELTGQISVQMDLVNSATHEMDHTAHSIGELSEEGFNRLKELLNETNRTGLKTNQLVLKVNELTEAASSVMKVLNVMQNITQQTNILSLNATIEAARAGEAGRGFMVVADEIRQLADQSKESIAVVAEITDTVMRDMNETVVVLSEVAPLFNQQMTSVQSTSDIFVSVQDQMQHFIARLNAVTVSMDSLSQSQMVLSDSMSNVSSIAEESSAASQEVASLSGEQQSVSDHLVELSLKLEDASLQLKEKLSKFSV, encoded by the coding sequence ATGAAAGTACAAGTGAAAAAAGAAAAAAGACGATTCCAGCTGCATCCATCCAAATCCATTGGGGTGCGGCTTTTTCTCATCTTCTTTGTTTCGACGATGGTGCTCGTGCTCTCTCTCGGCTACACTTCCTATTCCGTAGCTGAGCATACGATCGAGACGAATGCGCTGTCAGCCAATCAACAGACAGTCGTTCAAACCGCTGAGAAGTTTGATGTGGAATTGTTACGTTATGAGGATGGTCTAGGAAGAATCTTGTACGACAATGAAATTCAAAATGCACTCAAACAAGGGAATAATCCCACTACAAGTAATGAGGAACGTAAGGTACTATCTAACCAGATTAGTGCGCAGCTAAATGATTGGCTCACGGCATCAAACGGTGTGGAGGCCGTATACCTTATTCCGATGAATGAAGATTTTCCGATTTCTTCGGCGGGTACAAAAGATAGCGCTTTTATTGAGAGTTTCAGAGAATCCTCATGGTTTAAGCAGCTAGAGGAGAAGCCACAGAGTGTATGGATTCCACGTGAATTACAGGGCCAGGAAGGAAATACGTCAGGTGTTTTCCATTTGGCCAAATCGATTGCCGGTGATTCTAAAAGCTCAGGATACATAGTCATTAACGATATTAGAATTAGCGAATTAGAAAATCAGCTTCGTAAAGTGGATCTTGGAACAAGCTCCTACATGCAATTGCTAACGAATAAGGATGAATTGATTGCCTCCTCCCAGCAAGTGGGGACGGATACATATTTGAATCTGGGAGGGACGCTTCTGGGTGGTCTGCAGAATACAGCAGGCTCATTGCCAACAAAGGATGAGAAGGGGAAATCTATATTAGCTGTATACGGAACACTAGAAACCTCGGGATGGAGGTTACTTGGTGTTGTACCGGCTGAGAACTTGACGAAAGACGCGCTGCGTATTCTCAAGACTACTTATATTATTGTTGCTGTAGCTGCTGTTATCGCCATTTTAATAGGGTATTGGATGTTCAGAATGGTATCTCGACCGCTGACCAGACTTAAGAATTTGATGTCAGAGGGAGCCGAAGGGAATCTAGGGGTGCGTACGAATATCACCTCACGTGATGAGATCGGTCAGTTATCCAGTTCTTTTAACATGATGATGGAACGAATAACAGAGCTGGTTATCCATACGAATGAAACCGCTCGGAAGGTACTGGAAACCGCCGATGAGCTTAGCGGTGTTTCGCGCAAGACAGCTGATGCAGCTATGGATATTGCCGCGGCCACGGAAGAAATTGCGGGTGGTGCTGGCAGTTTAGCCTTGGAAGCTGATCGTGGCAATGAGTTGACGGGGCAAATTTCGGTACAGATGGATTTAGTCAATTCAGCTACTCACGAGATGGATCACACCGCACATAGCATCGGCGAACTCAGTGAGGAAGGCTTCAACAGGTTGAAAGAATTACTTAATGAGACGAATAGGACGGGCCTGAAGACGAATCAGCTTGTGTTGAAGGTTAACGAGCTGACAGAAGCGGCATCTTCCGTTATGAAGGTTCTTAATGTGATGCAAAATATTACTCAGCAGACGAATATCTTGTCTCTGAATGCCACCATTGAAGCAGCAAGAGCAGGCGAGGCCGGGCGAGGATTCATGGTGGTAGCCGATGAAATACGCCAGCTTGCAGATCAATCGAAAGAGTCTATCGCTGTTGTGGCAGAAATAACAGATACCGTTATGAGAGATATGAACGAGACGGTTGTGGTCCTTTCAGAAGTTGCACCGCTCTTTAATCAGCAAATGACTTCCGTGCAGAGTACTAGCGATATCTTCGTATCTGTGCAGGATCAGATGCAGCATTTTATCGCCCGTCTGAATGCTGTAACTGTGTCGATGGACAGCCTGAGTCAATCGCAAATGGTTCTATCCGATTCGATGAGCAACGTAAGCTCAATAGCTGAGGAATCATCAGCTGCCTCTCAAGAAGTTGCCTCACTTAGTGGAGAGCAACAAAGTGTAAGTGATCATTTGGTAGAGCTTTCTTTGAAGCTGGAGGATGCATCCTTGCAGTTAAAGGAGAAATTATCGAAATTCAGCGTGTAG
- a CDS encoding sugar-binding protein produces MFTGKVLYYDHLLAERKPAQKPLLHLVLISEELDNPYWREIEKGAQRAAAEEGIALEYLGPVQADKREQIRIIDKAIASKVDGILTQGLNDKEFNPIIAEAVKQGIPVITIDSDAPSSGRIAYVGTDNYAAGYLAGTTLVQQSKGVGQVGIVTGSFTSTNQQQRVKGFMDAIDGESGIHVVQIEESNINRIQSEVIAFKIMNQHPEIDTFLGTSSLDGLGIAQMLKGKNQQARIIAFDDVPETLEFIEEGIIDASIVQQPYMMGRKSVELMVDYLAGKKIVTIFNTDANVVRKEEISRGKGDFGP; encoded by the coding sequence GTGTTTACTGGAAAAGTGTTGTATTACGATCATTTACTAGCCGAACGAAAGCCTGCGCAAAAGCCACTACTACATCTGGTCTTAATTTCGGAAGAATTGGATAATCCCTATTGGCGTGAAATTGAAAAAGGCGCTCAGAGAGCAGCAGCAGAGGAAGGGATTGCGCTGGAATATCTCGGACCCGTCCAAGCAGATAAGAGAGAGCAAATTCGAATCATAGATAAAGCTATTGCATCGAAGGTAGACGGAATATTGACACAAGGGCTTAACGATAAGGAATTTAATCCCATCATAGCTGAAGCTGTTAAACAAGGTATCCCTGTCATTACTATTGATTCGGATGCACCATCTAGCGGGCGGATTGCCTATGTTGGCACTGATAACTACGCGGCTGGATATTTAGCTGGAACGACACTTGTTCAGCAATCGAAGGGTGTAGGTCAAGTTGGGATTGTGACCGGGAGCTTTACCTCTACGAATCAACAGCAGCGGGTTAAAGGTTTTATGGATGCAATTGATGGAGAGTCTGGTATCCATGTCGTACAAATTGAAGAATCAAACATTAATCGGATTCAGTCAGAAGTCATAGCTTTTAAAATCATGAATCAGCATCCGGAGATAGACACTTTTTTGGGTACAAGTTCTTTGGATGGATTGGGGATTGCCCAAATGCTGAAAGGTAAAAATCAGCAGGCGCGGATCATTGCTTTTGATGACGTACCGGAAACGCTTGAATTCATTGAAGAGGGCATCATAGATGCCTCTATAGTGCAGCAACCGTACATGATGGGACGAAAGAGTGTGGAACTGATGGTGGATTATCTAGCAGGGAAAAAGATTGTTACCATCTTTAATACGGATGCCAATGTGGTCCGCAAAGAGGAAATTTCCCGCGGAAAGGGGGACTTCGGGCCATGA